The following are encoded in a window of SAR324 cluster bacterium genomic DNA:
- a CDS encoding LptF/LptG family permease, with protein sequence MMKILSRYIAVEYFRFFLLLLIAFTLITLIGNLFSQISDAFEDWVHFREFLKETALMLPSLIELITPMSVLIATIATFSALSRTSEIVAMRAAGVGFIQLATPILIMTSMISIYTYGVQHYAYNWMWERWHSDTMSESFVPLWKIGIDQTVYYFGKRYPNQTVEAVTFFRWQANPYRIIEQSSMDKGNMAPDKWVFEKISQKMITGDRLKIADLDSWETSLKQLPSVPFTAPWPAHNQPFFTLYQNIMELQKEGQDVNGHWVEWYQKTAYPVSLFIMALIGIALSATHARRGGASESIAISCLLGVFFWIFNQIFLAIGSAGVVIPIIAAWTTNSIFFVIACFLFYWKRI encoded by the coding sequence ATGATGAAAATCCTTTCTCGTTACATTGCTGTTGAGTATTTTCGTTTTTTTCTGCTACTTCTGATTGCCTTCACACTCATCACACTCATTGGCAATCTTTTCAGTCAAATCAGTGACGCCTTTGAGGACTGGGTCCATTTTCGTGAATTCCTCAAAGAAACCGCATTGATGCTGCCTTCATTGATTGAATTAATCACCCCCATGTCTGTTTTGATTGCCACTATCGCGACCTTTAGCGCACTGAGTCGGACCTCCGAGATTGTCGCCATGCGAGCCGCAGGTGTCGGATTTATTCAGTTAGCCACCCCCATCCTGATCATGACCAGCATGATTTCCATTTATACTTATGGAGTTCAGCATTATGCATACAACTGGATGTGGGAACGTTGGCACAGCGATACCATGTCCGAGAGCTTTGTTCCGCTCTGGAAAATAGGTATTGATCAGACTGTATACTATTTTGGCAAGCGGTATCCGAACCAGACCGTCGAAGCTGTAACATTTTTCAGATGGCAGGCCAATCCGTATCGCATTATTGAACAATCCAGCATGGACAAAGGCAATATGGCCCCAGATAAATGGGTTTTTGAAAAAATTTCCCAGAAAATGATAACCGGAGACCGATTGAAGATTGCGGACCTGGATTCATGGGAAACATCACTCAAACAACTTCCCTCTGTTCCGTTTACAGCGCCATGGCCTGCGCATAACCAACCTTTTTTCACACTTTACCAGAATATTATGGAACTGCAGAAGGAAGGACAGGATGTCAATGGACATTGGGTGGAATGGTACCAGAAAACAGCTTATCCTGTCAGTTTGTTCATCATGGCCTTGATCGGCATCGCTCTTTCCGCAACCCACGCCAGACGTGGAGGTGCCTCTGAATCGATTGCCATCAGTTGTCTCCTGGGTGTCTTTTTCTGGATTTTCAATCAGATCTTTCTGGCGATAGGCAGTGCCGGTGTGGTCATTCCCATCATTGCGGCATGGACCACCAACAGCATTTTTTTTGTGATTGCCTGTTTCCTGTTTTATTGGAAACGGATTTAA
- a CDS encoding type IIA DNA topoisomerase subunit B → MYIGRLGNGSHPTDGIYVLLKEIIDNAIDEYIMGFGKKIQITIRDNRLSVRDYGRGIPQGKLVECVSTINTGAKYNSEVFQFSVGLNGVGTKAVNALSQFFSVTSFREGYAVNAQFSKGTLTATTPKTPAKEKDGTLVEYVADSEIFPSYTYDHEFIEKLLWNYAYLNSGLTLTFNGQTFKSENGLLDLLAQEVKEDHLYDIVHFRGKSLEYSFTHTDNYGEDHYSFVNGQYTNSGGTHLSAFREGMLKGLNQFFKANYDGPDVRDGLIGAVSVKVKEPIFESQTKNKLGNTDVRAWIVPEVRDSLVDYLYKHPDIADQIKQKVLSNERIRKELMNVKKAARDNSKKTALTIPNLKDCKFHLNNKNGRGEESMIFITEGQSAGGSMISSRDVMTQAIFCLKGKPLNCWGLGRETIYKNAELYNIMKALGIEDDIEDLRYNKIIIATDADVDGLHIRNLLLTFFLQYFETLVQKGHVYILETPLFRVRNQKITQYCYSDEEKEKSVIKLKKGSGLEITRFKGLGEISPKEFGQFIGKSMRAVPVGIEHTHDVKDLLNFYMGTNTSERKRYIMDHLV, encoded by the coding sequence ATGTATATCGGACGTTTGGGCAATGGATCGCATCCAACTGATGGAATTTATGTTCTGCTCAAAGAAATTATCGACAATGCCATTGATGAATACATCATGGGTTTCGGTAAAAAAATTCAGATCACAATTCGTGACAATCGTCTCTCTGTCAGGGATTATGGCCGCGGCATTCCCCAAGGCAAGCTCGTAGAATGTGTTTCAACCATCAATACCGGCGCAAAATACAACAGTGAGGTCTTTCAATTCAGCGTTGGACTCAATGGTGTCGGTACCAAAGCCGTCAATGCGCTGTCACAATTTTTTTCGGTCACATCCTTTCGGGAAGGCTATGCGGTCAATGCCCAGTTCAGTAAGGGGACTCTCACAGCAACCACCCCAAAAACCCCGGCCAAAGAAAAAGACGGAACACTTGTCGAGTATGTGGCGGATTCTGAAATTTTCCCCAGTTACACCTATGACCATGAGTTTATTGAAAAACTTCTCTGGAACTATGCGTATCTGAACAGCGGATTGACACTGACATTCAATGGGCAGACTTTTAAATCCGAGAATGGTTTACTCGATTTGCTGGCCCAGGAAGTCAAGGAAGACCATTTGTATGATATTGTGCATTTCCGTGGGAAGAGCCTCGAATACTCTTTCACTCACACCGATAACTATGGTGAAGATCATTACAGTTTCGTCAATGGACAGTATACCAATAGCGGTGGCACCCATCTGAGCGCCTTCAGGGAAGGCATGCTCAAAGGACTCAATCAGTTTTTTAAAGCGAATTATGATGGTCCAGATGTTCGGGATGGCTTGATCGGGGCTGTTTCTGTCAAAGTGAAAGAGCCGATTTTTGAATCCCAGACCAAAAACAAACTGGGCAACACGGATGTTCGTGCCTGGATTGTGCCTGAAGTCCGCGATTCATTGGTGGATTACCTGTATAAACATCCTGACATCGCGGATCAGATCAAACAGAAGGTTCTTTCCAATGAGCGCATCCGGAAAGAATTGATGAATGTCAAAAAAGCCGCCCGGGATAACTCAAAAAAGACAGCACTCACCATTCCCAATCTCAAGGACTGTAAATTTCATTTGAACAATAAAAACGGACGCGGTGAGGAATCCATGATTTTCATCACCGAAGGACAGTCTGCCGGGGGTAGCATGATCAGCTCGAGAGATGTGATGACTCAGGCCATTTTCTGCCTCAAGGGAAAACCCTTGAACTGCTGGGGACTGGGACGCGAGACCATTTATAAGAATGCGGAACTCTACAACATCATGAAAGCACTGGGTATTGAAGATGACATTGAAGATCTCCGCTACAACAAAATCATCATCGCGACAGATGCCGACGTGGATGGCTTGCATATCCGCAATCTCCTGCTGACTTTTTTTCTGCAATATTTTGAAACCCTTGTGCAAAAAGGTCATGTGTATATCCTCGAAACCCCGTTGTTCAGGGTACGGAATCAGAAAATCACTCAGTATTGTTATTCTGATGAAGAAAAAGAAAAATCTGTCATCAAGCTTAAAAAAGGTTCAGGACTGGAAATTACGCGATTCAAGGGCCTCGGTGAAATATCGCCCAAAGAATTCGGACAGTTTATTGGCAAAAGCATGCGTGCGGTTCCTGTGGGAATTGAACATACACATGATGTGAAAGATCTGCTCAATTTTTATATGGGCACCAACACTTCGGAACGCAAACGTTATATCATGGATCATCTGGTATAG
- a CDS encoding MotA/TolQ/ExbB proton channel family protein, translating into MLLNIYNKGGIMMVPLALCSIIMIMLIVERALALRSSRLLPPRDLERLRTLISSKATPPKELNPSTAHPTGRILDYAVSVLPASAEHFKEALSDQARRERHYLERGLVVLEIIVGIAPLLGLLGTALGMIDVFNHLSLEGAGRADALSRGISEALITTVVGLCIGIPSLVAFNLFTRKIESIGLLIEEESMFFYYKLFGD; encoded by the coding sequence ATGTTACTCAACATTTACAACAAGGGCGGGATCATGATGGTTCCTCTTGCGTTATGTTCCATCATCATGATCATGCTGATCGTGGAGCGTGCGCTGGCCTTGAGAAGCAGTCGACTGCTTCCGCCACGTGATCTTGAACGCTTGAGAACCCTCATTTCCAGCAAAGCGACACCCCCCAAGGAACTAAACCCTTCTACAGCACATCCGACAGGACGTATTCTGGATTATGCGGTCAGTGTTCTGCCGGCTTCCGCAGAACATTTTAAGGAGGCGTTGTCTGACCAGGCCCGTCGTGAGCGTCATTATCTCGAGCGGGGACTTGTTGTGCTGGAAATCATTGTCGGAATCGCGCCTTTACTGGGATTGCTGGGAACCGCACTGGGCATGATTGATGTGTTCAACCATCTTTCCCTGGAAGGTGCTGGCCGGGCAGATGCGTTGAGCCGGGGAATTTCAGAAGCACTCATCACGACCGTTGTCGGTTTGTGTATCGGCATTCCGTCGCTTGTCGCATTCAATCTCTTTACCCGCAAAATCGAGTCCATCGGCCTGCTGATTGAAGAAGAATCCATGTTTTTTTATTACAAACTGTTTGGCGACTGA
- a CDS encoding biopolymer transporter ExbD, which yields MQLFEKQKTRPSINLTPLIDILFLLIIFFVVSSKIIGDSGIGIVLPQSSQGESAPVTLPMLLIDSSQTIWLNGTSVKMEELIPKLGDLRKAVITETLILHVDKRVPHGIVIQLMDDAKKSGFRKIVFGTESRSES from the coding sequence ATGCAACTTTTTGAAAAACAAAAAACCCGCCCATCCATCAACCTCACACCGTTGATTGACATCCTGTTCCTGCTCATCATTTTTTTCGTTGTTTCCTCAAAAATCATTGGTGACAGCGGCATCGGGATTGTTTTACCACAAAGTTCACAAGGGGAATCGGCACCTGTCACCCTGCCCATGCTGTTGATTGATTCCAGCCAGACCATCTGGCTCAATGGAACATCTGTCAAAATGGAAGAGCTCATTCCGAAACTTGGCGACTTAAGAAAAGCTGTTATCACAGAAACACTCATCCTCCATGTGGATAAGCGAGTTCCACATGGTATTGTGATCCAACTCATGGATGACGCGAAAAAATCCGGCTTCCGTAAAATTGTTTTTGGCACAGAATCCCGGTCTGAAAGTTGA